AGCGATAGGCATCCAGCGACAGCCCGTTCTGCTCGGCCAGCCTCAGCTTACCCATGGTCATGTCGATGCTCGGCAGCAGGTAATAATCGCATGGCGCTTCGTTCAATTCGTCCATCCGCACGGCAATCGTGATATCGGGCACCAGGCCGGTATCGAGACGGATGCGCCATCGCAGGGAACCGCCCTGCGTCTCGAAACACCGGGCCAGCACCACCGACGCGGTGAACTCGTCATTGATGCGGATCAGGTCGGTGTCCGGATCCTGCACGGCCTGTCCTCCACGTTCCGCGACACCGTCGAGGATCTGGGCCACAATGCCGGGATGAGCCTGCCGCAAGGCCCGGTTGATCTCGACGTAACGATAGTCGCGCTCCGGCTCGTAACCGATCATCTGGTAAGCGCGCAGCAGGCTGCCGAAGCGGCTCCGAAAGGCGCTGGACGACGGCAGGTTGTCCTGTTCATCGATGATCAGTCCGGACAGCACGCCTTTCTGTTTCAGCACGGCGCGCAGGGCTTCGAGCAGTTCGGCGTCCGTGAAATGCTGGCTGCGGGCGTCTACGATTTCGCGTGCGCGCAGAAACAACGCCTCGTCCACAATGGCGGGGTAGGCCCCCTCAGCCCGGATCCACATCTCGCGCGGGTTCACCACCCGGCGCTGCTTCAGCTTGAAGGACACCTTGTTGTAGACGTTGTTGCCGATGTATTTTTCGTTGGTCAGGACCTGGTGCACCGATGCTCGGGACCATGGCCGCTCCAGATCCGTAAGATGCCCCTCGGCATTCAGGGTTTCCGCAATCTCGCGTTCCGAGCGGCCATCCTCAACGAACATCCGGTACATTCGACGCACGACGTCCTGTTCCTGCTCTGGGCCCGGAACGAGAACGACGCGGTCGGTCTGAAGGCTCTTCTGCTCGCCGCGGGACAAGGCACCCTTCGGGTTGCCGTGTTCGTCGATTAGCACACGGCGCAGGCCATATCCAGCTGCACCGCCTTGGCGGTAGCCCAGCTCCACCAGGCGGCATTGCCCGGCAAAGACTTTCACGGAAAGCTCGCGGCTGTATTCGCCAGCCATCACCCGCTTGACGGTCTTCAGCAGGTTGGAGCCGATGCTGCCGTCGTTTTCGAACTG
The nucleotide sequence above comes from bacterium. Encoded proteins:
- a CDS encoding recombinase family protein → MPAVAYVRMSTDHQKYSTENQLDIIRNYANARGLQILRVFEDSGRSGLRLDGREALQNLMAEVRTGQADFKAILVYDVSRWGRFQDADEGAYHEHVCSRAGIRVHYCGEQFENDGSIGSNLLKTVKRVMAGEYSRELSVKVFAGQCRLVELGYRQGGAAGYGLRRVLIDEHGNPKGALSRGEQKSLQTDRVVLVPGPEQEQDVVRRMYRMFVEDGRSEREIAETLNAEGHLTDLERPWSRASVHQVLTNEKYIGNNVYNKVSFKLKQRRVVNPREMWIRAEGAYPAIVDEALFLRAREIVDARSQHFTDAELLEALRAVLKQKGVLSGLIIDEQDNLPSSSAFRSRFGSLLRAYQMIGYEPERDYRYVEINRALRQAHPGIVAQILDGVAERGGQAVQDPDTDLIRINDEFTASVVLARCFETQGGSLRWRIRLDTGLVPDITIAVRMDELNEAPCDYYLLPSIDMTMGKLRLAEQNGLSLDAYRFDTLECFYALAGRARITEAA